One segment of Clavelina lepadiformis chromosome 2, kaClaLepa1.1, whole genome shotgun sequence DNA contains the following:
- the LOC143445539 gene encoding uncharacterized protein LOC143445539, whose translation MEVGSDISKKIQAAIKSKLIEINAYVDDELPDYIMIMIANRKPEDQMAEALSLFLGTHTNAFTKWLFELLSTLRNKKVEMEKPSFELKEISVAVKKTKPSMGTSDGDSRSLENIESDNLSMKSDVQDDVNKTSRWDSQKKVNKSNSKTDDFGKYDMLGKDNTSKEAVIDIVPETNDLFDKEFLAGNDDLENSEKKVSKVSGSSASKPQSTISQKETSLSLNNSRINNEKSKLKTSHEKTIKKRSATEKAVEKKTKRRSSDEYHTKSEQKASSSSKRIISVKKNLQVNRKVSTSDKEFASQFAPPKLKSKKHKLTKENKLSKHKSNSNVRDWDKGKENDNLSYDTDEEVHFHKKRSKQSLDFTMTDSDDESCVTHKTRSTVAVASKVATVKNPQYDSDEEDEDEVSSGAVISKIAIPQRRPRLPPAKQANRSLLLKAVSEAESSVRNRGTGKRIERTVPVVFSKSTSKKEAELAQRKCQADKDEIYFGCEEPNSAGIKKDAQNQIPLKRKKLVRVRNSTDTLTQNIDGNESYVSIKKSRKSDSDKSAAKTSFTIVQGEGPDSRLIVSNESDGKTETKKPQKILIRKSSLLNSSTTEHFDTRKLTIKNKPKIKADKEIVKSANGKQKESVPDPCFIVTLDGTAQHLKGNSKNKNMFIKESSSFRATPVEAPAINQVNVSLSSSQQQSHEATHNISANSSVEEMGGLLMSDIELNKMRQKLLLMQKEAEKLKEIQIKQHEIIKHKITVNSNGSSDLAGSERRSIHVANVHFSATEKQLAEHFSICGKVLRTTILKDQYTGRPKGFAYLEFEEPGCVEMALALDGTSFCGRNIKITKKDDEALKSQSFSQPMRYGGRSQRFPSTRGFRRYPNRYGPVTYARPRVRPAVARNRSWVKPGYSPS comes from the exons ATGGAAGTAGGATCGGACATTAGCAAAAAAATACAAGCCGCTATAAAATCtaagttaattgaaataaatgctTATGTTGATGATGAGCTTCCAGACTATATAATGATCATGATTGCTAATCGAAAACCTGAAGATCAAATGGCAGAGGctctttctttgtttctcgGAACACACACTAACGCATTTACAAAATGGCTGTTTGAGTTATTGTCAACACTCCGTAATAAAAAGGTTGAAATGGAGAAGCCTTCTTTTGAACTAAAGGAAATATCTGTTGCTGTAAAGAAAACTAAACCATCCATGGGCACTAGCGATGGGGACAGCAGATCattagaaaatattgaaagtgACAATCTGTCAATGAAGTCTGATGTGCAAGATGATGTTAACAAAACTTCCAGATGGGATTCACAGAAGAAAGTTAATAAATCTAACAGCAAAACTGATGATTTTGGGAAATATGACATGCTGGGAAAAGATAATACTAGCAAAGAAGCAGTTATTGATATTGTTCCTGAGACCAATGATCTTTTTGATAAAGAGTTCTTAGCAGGAAATGATGATTTGGAAAACTCTGAAAAAAAAgtttctaaagtgtctggctCATCAGCTTCAAAACCACAGTCCACCATTTCACAAAAGGAAACCAGTCTATCTTTGAACAACTCTAGaattaacaatgaaaaatcaaaattgaaaacttcGCATGAGAAGACAATCAAAAAGAGGTCAGCAACTGAAAAAGCTGTTGAAAAGAAAACCAAGAGGAGAAGCTCGGACGAGTATCATACAAAAAGTGAACAGAAGGCTTCTTCAAGTAGTAAAAGAATTATTTCTGTGAAAAAAAATCTACAAGTCAATCGTAAAGTATCAACCTCTGACAAAGAATTTGCCTCTCAGTTTGCTCCTCCCaagttaaaaagcaaaaaacataagttaactaaagaaaacaaactcAGCAAACACAAATCCAATTCCAATGTACGCGACTGGGACAAGGGAAAGGAAAATGACAATTTGAGCTATGATACAGATGAGGAGGTGCATTTTCATAAGAAGCGTTCAAAACAAAGTCTGGATTTTACTATGACTGATTCTGATGATGAAAGTTGCGTTACGCACAAAACGCGAAGTACTGTTGCTGTTGCGTCAAAAGTAGCAACAGTAAAAAATCCTCAATATGACAGTGATGAAGAGGACGAAGATGAAGTATCATCAGGAGCCGTCATTAGTAAGATTGCAATTCCACAGCGACGACCTCGATTACCACCAGCAAAACAAGCTAATAGGTCACTGTTATTAAAAGCAGTTTCTGAGGCTGAATCAAGTGTTAGAAATCGTGGTACTGGCAAAAGAATAGAAAGAACTGTACCTGTTGTGTTTTCAAAGTCAACTTCAAAGAAAGAAGCTGAACTTGCTCAACGCAAATGTCAAGCTGATAAAGATGAAATATACTTCGGCTGTGAAGAACCAAATTCTGCTGGGATAAAAAAGGATGCTCAGAACCAAATTCCactcaaaagaaaaaagttggTGAGAGTGCGAAATAGCACTGACACGTTGACACAAAACATAGATGGAAATGAAAGTTAtgtttcaattaaaaaaagtagaaaaTCTGACTCTGATAAATCTGCAGCGAAAACATCATTTACCATTGTACAAGGTGAAGGTCCAGATAGCAGACTGATAGTAAGCAATGAGTCTGATGGCAAAACAGAAACTAAAAAAccccaaaaaattttaattagaaaatCTTCTCTTCTAAACTCTTCAACAACTGAACACTTTGACACTCGGAAGCTTACTATCAAGAACAAGCCTAAAATAAAAGCTGATAAAGAAATTGTAAAGTCAGCAAATGGAAAACAGAAGGAGAGTGTTCCAGACCCATGTTTCATTGTCACCTTAGATGGCACTGCACAGCATTTAAAAGGCAACAGCaagaataaaaacatgtttataaaAGAGTCATCATCATTTCGTGCCACTCCAGTAGAGGCTCCTGCAATAAATCAGGTTAATGTGTCGCTCTCTTCCTCTCAACAACAGAGTCATGAAGCAACTCACAACATCTCTGCTAATAGCTCTGTTGAAGAAATGGGTGGTTTATTGATGTCCGATATTGAACTAAACAAAATGAGACAGAAGTTACTCCTAATGCAGAAGGAAGCTGAAAAGTTGAAAGAGATTCAAATCaaacaacatgaaataatTAAGCACAAAATCACTGTCAACTCCAACGGAAGTTCTGATCTGGCTGGTTCAGAACGCCGTTCAATCCACGTAGCTAATGTTCATTTTTCAGCTACTGAAAAGCAGCTTGCTGAACATTTCAGCATCTGTGGCAAGGTTCTTAGAACAACCATTTTAAAAGATCAATACACTGGTCGTCCAAAAGG TTTTGCGTACTTGGAGTTTGAAGAGCCTGGCTGTGTGGAAATGGCTCTTGCTCTTGATGGAACTTCATTTTGTGGTCGTAACATCAAAATAACTAAGAAAGATGACGAAGCTTTAAAATCACAAAGTTTTTCTCAGCCCATGCGATATGGTGGACGGAGTCAAAGATTTCCTTCTACCAGAGGTTTTCGAAGATATCCGAATCGTTATGGTCCAGTGACTTATGCACGACCACGTGTCCGTCCGGCTGTTGCCAGAAACAGGAGTTGGGTAAAACCTGGGTATTCACCgtcataa
- the LOC143445540 gene encoding protease-associated domain-containing protein 1-like, whose product MPVRQRWLVFLFCMSCFDWLLLATLCSISLGHGVNEQLWLEVIHPNDVAFSYKIRTARNFGGVLGSTLRHVKLVATDPEDACGQTLYNSKIIRGQVALIKRGGCSFVTKCLNVELSGAVAAIITDNNPDDNMQWIEMVQDETDRLVGIPSYFMLGKDGEMIIKSLKNHRVGSAIINLPVNYTHTSVIRQPPWDLW is encoded by the exons ATGCCTGTAAGACAAAGGTggttagtttttcttttttgcatgAGCTGTTTCGATTGGCTCCTCCTGGCAACACTCTGCTCTATTTCATTGG gTCATGGAGTTAATGAACAGTTGTGGTTAGAAGTTATCCACCCAAACGATGTAGCTTTTTCTTACAAGATACGCACTGCAAGGAATTTTGGAGGTGTCTTGGGCAGTACATTGCGTCATgtcaaacttgttgcaacagacCCTGAAGATGCCTGTGGCCAAACTCTTTACAATAGCAAAATAATTCGTGGTCAAGTAGCACTTATAAAACGAGG AGGCTGCTCATTCGttaccaaatgtttaaatgttgAATTGAGTGGTGCTGTTGCTGCAATAATTACAGACAACAATCCTGATGATAATATGCAGTGGATTGAAATGGTACAAGATGAAACGGACCGCTTAGTAGGAATACCATCTTACTTTATGCTCGGAAAAGATGG GGAAATGATCATCAAATCTCTAAAGAATCACAGAGTTGGTTCTGCTATAATCAACTTACCAGTGAACTATACTCACACATCTGTCATAAGACAGCCTCCTTGGGATTTGTGGTAA
- the LOC143444910 gene encoding uncharacterized protein LOC143444910 encodes MALNTQNPRSLKNRTIPPTPQCGQEQIDARPGISLHPFLDGNVSPASDHSGSDHEEAVKPLNSSVTECNDSRANDEEDDSVGISRDNSDGQERHTSKIDSSTITALMSQSWPKRRRP; translated from the exons ATGGCGCTCAACAC ACAAAATCCGAGGTCGCTAAAAAACCGGACAATTCCACCCACACCTCAGTGTGGTCAGGAGCAAATAGACGCGCGACCGGGGATATCCCTACATCCTTTCCTAGATGGAAACGTTTCTCCAGCCTCTGACCATTCTGGCTCTGATCACGAAGAAGCAGTGAAGCCATTGAACTCATCAGTGACGGAATGCAATGATTCCCGTGCCAACGACGAGGAAGACGACAGTGTTGGAATTTCCCGAGACAACTCAGACGGACAGGAACGCCATACTTCCAAAATT GACTCATCAACTATTACCGCACTAATGTCCCAAAGCTGGCCGAAGCGGCGACGCCCTTGA